In a single window of the Salvelinus namaycush isolate Seneca chromosome 18, SaNama_1.0, whole genome shotgun sequence genome:
- the LOC120062953 gene encoding C-C motif chemokine 20-like has product MGSTMDSAKILFSVLFLYVCYQVTQGQMVMDCCLEVNKKEIPPRIVTGYQPQVRGQGCSIDAIVFNTKKGRKLCAPTGPAWVTNLMKHMDKLIKMCHDTNFKGKHCKKMKPKHS; this is encoded by the exons ATGGGGTCTACCATGGACAGTGCCAAGATcctcttctctgttctgttcctctacGTCTGCTACCAGG tgacTCAGGGCCAGATGGTGATGGACTGCTGTCTGGAGGTCAATAAAAAAGAGATCCCACCACGCATTGTCACGGGTTACCAGCCTCAGGTTAGGGGTCAAGGCTGCTCCATTGACGCCATAGT CTTCAACACCAAAAAGGGACGTAAACTGTGTGCCCCTACTGGCCCTGCCTGGGTTACTAACCTGATGAAACACATGGACAAGCTGATCAAGATGTGCCACGACACCAACTTCAAG GGTAAACACTGTAAGAAGATGAAGCCCAAGCATTCCTAA